Proteins from one bacterium genomic window:
- the menC gene encoding o-succinylbenzoate synthase, giving the protein MSRFRLAYAPYEVRFKRPLVTGSAVYTHRRGWWVAVRDEAGSLGFGEVAPLPGFGGEAYEMAASTFAKLAECPLSLTEPSLEGVAAALKEAGLTLAHTPCVHAGVELALLDALTKRDGHALAQAFSRTPAPEAELQRLLTSTDPEGAIAEGERAIAEGFKTFKLKVGAAPLATDLARVSALRARFPAIRLRLDANGAWQEAEAITAIEAFAPLGIDLLEQPVAGADFAALRHRGVPIAADEALLDAETAHRLIAEQAVDALVLKPMLLGGLGVAHALAQEAQRQGLRTVVTSSLDRLVGVAAALHLACALDGPEPAGLSTLALLDAPDADGPLRLRKGALVRPEGPGLGVCPPEPAHTALTRSLERC; this is encoded by the coding sequence GTGAGCCGCTTTCGCCTCGCCTATGCCCCCTACGAGGTGAGGTTCAAGCGCCCGCTCGTGACCGGCAGCGCCGTCTACACGCACCGCCGGGGCTGGTGGGTGGCCGTCCGGGACGAAGCGGGGTCTCTGGGGTTCGGAGAAGTCGCCCCCCTGCCGGGTTTCGGCGGCGAGGCCTACGAGATGGCAGCGAGCACCTTTGCTAAGCTTGCGGAGTGCCCGCTTTCGCTTACCGAGCCCAGCCTCGAAGGGGTCGCCGCGGCCCTCAAGGAAGCAGGCCTCACGCTCGCCCATACGCCCTGCGTCCACGCGGGGGTCGAGCTCGCGCTCCTGGATGCGCTAACCAAGCGCGATGGCCACGCGCTCGCGCAAGCCTTCTCACGAACCCCCGCGCCCGAGGCCGAGCTGCAGCGCCTGCTCACGTCCACCGACCCCGAAGGCGCGATCGCAGAAGGGGAGCGGGCTATCGCCGAAGGCTTCAAGACCTTCAAACTCAAGGTCGGCGCTGCCCCCCTCGCGACGGATCTCGCTCGGGTCAGTGCCCTGCGCGCGCGCTTCCCCGCGATCCGCCTGAGGCTCGACGCCAACGGCGCGTGGCAAGAGGCCGAAGCGATAACCGCCATCGAGGCCTTCGCCCCCTTGGGGATCGACCTCTTGGAGCAACCAGTGGCCGGTGCCGATTTCGCGGCGCTGCGCCATCGCGGCGTCCCCATCGCTGCGGACGAAGCCCTGCTGGATGCCGAAACCGCCCATCGCCTCATCGCAGAGCAAGCCGTCGATGCCCTCGTGCTCAAGCCCATGCTGCTCGGGGGCCTGGGCGTCGCCCACGCGCTCGCACAAGAAGCCCAGCGGCAGGGGCTGCGCACCGTCGTGACCTCGAGCCTCGATCGGCTCGTAGGCGTCGCCGCGGCCCTGCACCTGGCCTGCGCCCTCGATGGGCCCGAGCCCGCCGGTCTCTCCACCCTCGCGCTCCTCGACGCACCCGATGCGGATGGCCCGCTTCGGCTTCGCAAAGGCGCGCTCGTGCGGCCCGAGGGGCCGGGGCTCGGCGTCTGCCCCCCCGAGCCCGCGCACACCGCCCTGACCAGGAGCCTCGAACGATGCTGA
- a CDS encoding Bcr/CflA family multidrug efflux MFS transporter, producing MSLPVQTSRRGLIPLLGALTAIGPMSIDMYLPSLPTIARDLGASTAAVQLTLALFFVGLALGQLIYGPLSDRLGRKGPLISGLVLYVLASAGCALAPSTGALIAFRLLQALGGCAALVVSRAIVRDLYPPREAAQVFSLMTLVMGVAPIVAPLVGGYLMMGMGWRAIFGGLVVFGLAILALAALALPETRDAAKRQAEPAASLTRDYRSLLTDRRFLGFTLAGGVIQAGMFAYISGSPFVFIELFHVPAEAFGWIFGANALGLIAASQVNGRLLKTRAPEGILGLTIQLPAFFGLCLATLVGLKVGGFWGVVLPLFGYLAALGFVFPNVTAAALAEHGKRAGLAAAVMGALQFGLAAVAGSLVGRLHDGSALPMAGIIGTCGLVGLILYRTLAARPKAQLSPEAP from the coding sequence CTGAGCCTTCCCGTCCAGACGAGCCGCCGTGGCCTGATCCCCCTGTTGGGGGCCCTGACGGCCATCGGCCCCATGTCCATCGACATGTATCTGCCCAGCCTGCCGACCATCGCCCGGGACCTGGGCGCGAGCACCGCGGCGGTCCAGCTCACGCTGGCGCTGTTCTTCGTCGGTCTGGCCCTCGGTCAGCTCATCTACGGGCCGCTCTCCGATCGGCTGGGCCGCAAGGGGCCGCTGATCTCGGGGCTGGTGCTCTACGTGCTTGCCTCGGCGGGGTGCGCCCTGGCGCCGAGCACGGGCGCGCTCATCGCCTTCCGCCTGCTCCAGGCGCTGGGGGGCTGCGCGGCGCTCGTGGTCTCGCGCGCCATCGTGCGTGACCTCTATCCGCCGCGCGAAGCCGCCCAAGTCTTCTCCCTGATGACGCTCGTGATGGGGGTCGCCCCCATCGTCGCGCCGCTGGTGGGCGGCTACCTGATGATGGGAATGGGCTGGCGCGCCATCTTCGGCGGGCTCGTCGTCTTCGGACTCGCGATCCTCGCCTTGGCCGCGCTCGCCCTGCCCGAGACGCGCGATGCCGCCAAGCGTCAGGCCGAGCCCGCCGCCTCGCTCACGCGCGACTACCGGTCCTTGCTCACCGATCGCCGCTTCCTCGGCTTCACCCTGGCAGGCGGCGTGATCCAGGCGGGAATGTTCGCCTACATCTCGGGCTCGCCCTTCGTCTTCATCGAGCTTTTCCACGTCCCGGCCGAGGCCTTCGGCTGGATCTTCGGGGCGAACGCCCTGGGGCTCATCGCCGCGTCCCAGGTGAACGGGCGGCTGCTCAAGACCCGTGCCCCCGAAGGCATCCTGGGACTGACCATCCAGTTGCCCGCCTTCTTCGGGCTGTGCCTCGCGACGCTGGTGGGGCTCAAGGTCGGCGGCTTCTGGGGCGTGGTCCTGCCGCTGTTCGGCTACCTGGCGGCCCTCGGCTTCGTCTTCCCGAACGTCACGGCCGCGGCCCTCGCGGAGCACGGCAAGCGCGCCGGCCTCGCGGCAGCGGTCATGGGAGCGCTCCAATTCGGGCTCGCGGCAGTCGCCGGCAGCCTGGTCGGGCGCCTGCACGACGGCTCCGCCCTGCCCATGGCGGGGATCATCGGTACCTGCGGCCTCGTCGGCTTGATCCTCTACCGCACGCTCGCCGCCCGCCCCAAGGCGCAGCTTAGCCCCGAGGCGCCCTAA
- a CDS encoding beta-ketoacyl-ACP synthase III: MQHQVVISGTGLFTPPHAVSNEALVASFNAYVEAHNLEHAEAIASGAREALQPSSAEFIVKASGIQSRFLMDAEGVLDPARMCPRLPERSNEEASVQAEMAVQAAREALSRAGCEASDIDMVLVACSNMQRPYPAVSIEVQGALGIQGFAFDMNVACSSATFAIQTAVNAIQSGQARRALVVNPEICSAHLNFRDRDSHFIFGDACTALVLERADLAKAPVRFEVLGCKLATVFSNNIRNNFGFLNRTDERGIGQPDKLFVQQGRKVFKEVCPMVAEHIASHLEALSLAPSDLSRLWLHQANLGMNQLISKRLLGREASAEEAPIILDRYANTSSAGSIIAFHLHHADLEPGACGVISSFGAGYSVGSVVVKRA; this comes from the coding sequence ATGCAGCACCAGGTCGTCATCAGCGGCACCGGCCTCTTCACCCCGCCCCACGCGGTGAGCAACGAAGCACTGGTCGCCTCCTTCAACGCGTACGTGGAGGCCCACAACCTCGAGCACGCCGAGGCGATCGCCTCCGGCGCCCGCGAGGCTCTCCAGCCCTCGAGCGCGGAGTTCATCGTCAAGGCTTCCGGCATCCAGAGCCGCTTTCTGATGGACGCCGAGGGGGTCTTGGACCCGGCGCGCATGTGCCCGCGCCTGCCCGAGCGCTCCAACGAGGAAGCCTCGGTCCAGGCGGAGATGGCCGTGCAGGCCGCCCGCGAGGCCCTGAGCCGTGCCGGGTGCGAGGCAAGCGACATCGACATGGTCCTGGTCGCGTGCTCCAACATGCAACGCCCCTACCCGGCAGTCTCAATCGAGGTCCAGGGCGCCCTCGGGATTCAGGGCTTCGCCTTCGACATGAACGTGGCCTGCTCATCTGCCACCTTCGCTATCCAGACGGCCGTCAACGCCATCCAGTCGGGCCAGGCCCGGCGCGCGCTCGTGGTCAACCCCGAGATCTGCTCGGCGCACCTCAACTTCCGCGACCGGGACAGCCACTTCATCTTCGGCGACGCTTGCACCGCCCTGGTGCTCGAACGCGCCGACCTCGCGAAGGCCCCCGTGCGCTTCGAGGTGCTCGGGTGCAAGCTTGCGACCGTCTTCAGCAACAACATCCGCAACAACTTCGGCTTCCTCAACCGCACGGACGAGCGCGGCATCGGGCAGCCGGACAAGCTCTTTGTCCAGCAGGGGCGCAAGGTCTTCAAGGAGGTCTGCCCCATGGTGGCCGAGCACATCGCAAGCCACCTGGAAGCCCTTTCGCTCGCTCCGAGCGACCTGTCGCGCCTCTGGCTGCATCAGGCCAACCTGGGCATGAACCAGCTGATCTCCAAGCGTCTGCTCGGTCGCGAGGCGAGCGCCGAGGAGGCCCCCATCATCCTCGATCGCTACGCCAACACCAGCTCGGCTGGCTCGATCATCGCCTTCCACCTTCACCACGCGGACCTCGAGCCGGGCGCTTGCGGCGTCATCTCGTCCTTCGGGGCGGGCTACTCGGTGGGCAGCGTCGTGGTCAAGCGCGCCTGA
- a CDS encoding SET domain-containing protein, translating to MIHPDTALRFISPAVGHGLVATAPIPMGTVIWVQDALDQLLDPTRVAALPAAYDDLLARYTYGDAEGNRVLIWDLGRQMNHSCQPNCLGTLHGFEVAIRDIRMGEQLTNDYGTFEDHREDDFFPCHCGAPGCRRNTRSSLSSEQLTALEAQLRLALTLTPSVPQPLASLLSPERLQAASEKAGYPAAEAVTLRHRFQDAHLPACMRHES from the coding sequence ATGATCCACCCCGACACCGCCCTGCGCTTCATCTCGCCCGCGGTCGGCCACGGGCTGGTCGCGACGGCGCCCATCCCCATGGGCACCGTCATCTGGGTGCAGGACGCCCTCGATCAACTGCTCGATCCCACTCGGGTTGCCGCGCTGCCTGCGGCCTACGACGACCTGCTCGCGCGTTACACCTACGGCGACGCCGAGGGCAACCGCGTCCTGATCTGGGATCTGGGCCGCCAGATGAACCACTCCTGCCAGCCCAACTGCCTGGGCACCCTCCACGGCTTCGAGGTGGCCATCCGGGACATCCGGATGGGCGAGCAGCTGACCAACGATTACGGCACCTTCGAAGACCACCGCGAGGACGACTTCTTCCCCTGCCACTGCGGCGCGCCCGGCTGCCGCCGCAACACCCGCAGCAGCCTCTCGAGCGAGCAGCTCACCGCGCTTGAAGCCCAGCTCCGCCTCGCCCTGACGCTCACCCCCTCGGTCCCGCAGCCTCTCGCCTCTTTGCTTTCCCCCGAGCGCCTCCAGGCGGCCAGCGAAAAAGCGGGCTACCCCGCCGCCGAGGCCGTCACCCTGCGCCACCGCTTCCAGGACGCGCATTTGCCGGCCTGCATGCGACACGAATCTTGA
- a CDS encoding choice-of-anchor J domain-containing protein, producing the protein MFKKTASKFIVFGAAIAALTGCGSYPLAPVAETGDRSMTLDMAQQGGGIIIKRAGYQTAAAASDVRYLSIHVVSYNGKQGTVSQTIGWPMSKDVSFNGLKGDTYTVRVDALDQSYGYLGGLIQEGVQVEEGKVTPLSMKINLKTNQPVLGGLDLGVTIEGDDSSTPAPIATPTPAPVATPAPVAAAFSDDFEGGLGKWQASWTKSSYSSATAATTNWNASTFAANGGAKGATPGGSDGQVTETGTYALTLASNANLSGNARSALRFDLSKFTAQNYFKTAKFQVDASADGGATWSQVYDQTANQTDWKRVEVDLSAYKTSTVKVRFRYTYDYYLGTDKMSAPVIDNVYLGAF; encoded by the coding sequence ATGTTCAAGAAGACCGCCAGCAAGTTCATCGTGTTCGGTGCCGCCATCGCGGCGCTCACGGGTTGCGGCTCCTATCCTCTGGCCCCCGTCGCCGAGACCGGCGACCGCTCGATGACCCTCGATATGGCCCAGCAGGGCGGCGGCATCATCATCAAGCGCGCCGGCTACCAGACCGCCGCCGCCGCGAGCGACGTCCGCTACCTCTCGATCCACGTCGTCAGCTACAACGGCAAGCAGGGCACCGTCAGCCAGACCATCGGCTGGCCCATGAGCAAGGACGTGTCCTTCAACGGCCTCAAGGGCGACACCTACACCGTCCGCGTGGATGCCCTCGACCAGAGCTACGGCTACCTCGGCGGCCTCATCCAGGAAGGCGTCCAGGTCGAAGAGGGCAAGGTCACCCCCCTCTCGATGAAGATCAACCTCAAGACCAACCAGCCCGTCCTCGGTGGCCTCGACCTCGGCGTCACCATCGAAGGCGACGACTCCTCGACCCCGGCTCCCATCGCCACCCCGACCCCCGCGCCCGTCGCCACCCCGGCCCCTGTCGCCGCGGCCTTCAGCGACGACTTCGAGGGCGGCCTCGGCAAGTGGCAGGCGAGCTGGACCAAGAGCAGCTACAGCAGCGCCACTGCGGCGACCACCAACTGGAACGCCTCGACCTTCGCGGCCAACGGCGGCGCCAAGGGCGCCACCCCCGGCGGCAGCGACGGCCAGGTCACCGAGACCGGTACCTACGCCCTGACCCTCGCCAGCAACGCCAACCTCTCGGGCAACGCTCGCTCGGCCCTCCGCTTCGACCTTTCCAAGTTCACCGCCCAGAACTACTTCAAGACCGCGAAGTTCCAGGTCGATGCCTCGGCCGACGGCGGCGCCACCTGGAGCCAGGTCTACGACCAGACCGCCAACCAGACCGACTGGAAGCGCGTCGAAGTTGACCTCAGCGCCTACAAGACCAGCACCGTCAAGGTTCGCTTCCGCTACACCTACGACTACTACCTCGGTACCGACAAGATGAGCGCTCCGGTCATCGACAACGTCTACCTCGGCGCCTTCTAA
- a CDS encoding GGDEF domain-containing protein — protein MLAADGAPMLAEIHDRLRAMHDHEGDLLRERQERLGDSNAWAMLVGAIAMLLALGFFALFSLRQFRILNRHFQQNLRDLELQKGDLLELTRSLEVSNQTLERRVHERTEELQVAYEKYRHLAEADGLTGIPNRRIFDEVLVREWERCGRQATPLSLVMLDIDYFKVFNDTYGHQAGDDCLRQVAKALAGQVNRPGELVARYGGEEFSIILSDTDALGAEQIAERVRSQVEALAIPHAGSKAAPCVTMSLGVATLVPRPEDAADRMVALADHALYQAKQEGRNRVCMMQPGELPV, from the coding sequence ATGCTCGCGGCGGATGGGGCGCCGATGCTGGCCGAGATCCACGACCGCCTGCGCGCGATGCACGACCACGAAGGCGACCTGCTCCGGGAGCGCCAGGAGCGCCTCGGCGACTCCAACGCCTGGGCCATGCTCGTGGGTGCTATCGCCATGCTGCTTGCGCTCGGCTTCTTCGCGCTCTTCAGCTTGCGGCAGTTCCGGATCCTCAACCGGCACTTCCAGCAAAATCTGCGCGATCTCGAGCTCCAGAAGGGCGACCTCCTGGAGCTGACCCGCTCGCTCGAAGTCTCGAACCAGACGCTCGAGCGCCGGGTTCATGAGCGTACCGAGGAGCTTCAGGTCGCCTACGAAAAGTACCGGCATCTCGCCGAAGCCGACGGCCTGACCGGGATTCCGAACCGCCGCATCTTCGATGAGGTCCTGGTGCGCGAGTGGGAGCGCTGCGGCCGCCAGGCAACACCCCTCTCCCTGGTCATGCTGGATATCGATTACTTCAAGGTCTTCAACGATACCTACGGTCACCAGGCGGGCGATGACTGCCTGCGGCAGGTCGCCAAGGCCCTCGCCGGCCAGGTCAATCGCCCGGGCGAGCTCGTCGCGCGCTACGGCGGCGAAGAGTTCAGCATCATCCTCAGCGACACCGATGCGCTTGGAGCCGAGCAGATCGCCGAGCGCGTCAGGAGCCAGGTCGAAGCGCTGGCTATCCCGCACGCTGGCTCGAAAGCCGCGCCCTGCGTCACGATGAGCCTCGGGGTCGCCACCCTCGTTCCGCGTCCCGAAGACGCCGCCGACCGGATGGTGGCCCTGGCGGATCACGCCCTATATCAGGCCAAGCAAGAGGGCCGTAACCGCGTTTGCATGATGCAGCCCGGAGAGTTGCCCGTTTAG
- a CDS encoding 1,4-dihydroxy-2-naphthoate polyprenyltransferase, translating into MSTAIEKPSPVAVWVMAARPKTLPAAIVPVVVGSAIAYADGAFAAGPCLAALLGACLIQIGTNFANDYFDFKKGADTDARQGPTRVTQAGLASPQAVLKATAIAFGLAVLVGCYLVAVGGWPIVAIGLLSILSGLAYTGGPYPLGYNGLGELFVFIFFGLVAVLGTYYVQALHLSPLAWALAIPVGLIAAAINVVNNLRDIETDRVAGKKTLSARFGARFTHGYYATLLTGAYLVPVAMVAMGKLDFKALLPLLTLPLAIKLFGSVRRDVGPVLNQTLAGTAKLLMLFGLLLSVGLLLP; encoded by the coding sequence ATGAGCACCGCCATCGAGAAGCCCTCGCCCGTCGCCGTCTGGGTCATGGCCGCAAGGCCCAAGACCCTGCCCGCCGCCATCGTCCCGGTGGTGGTCGGCAGCGCCATCGCGTATGCGGACGGCGCCTTCGCGGCGGGACCCTGTCTCGCGGCGCTCCTGGGCGCCTGCCTGATCCAGATCGGCACCAACTTCGCCAACGACTACTTCGACTTCAAGAAGGGCGCCGACACCGACGCCCGCCAGGGCCCCACCCGGGTCACCCAGGCGGGCCTCGCGAGCCCCCAGGCCGTCTTGAAGGCCACCGCGATCGCCTTCGGGCTCGCGGTGCTGGTGGGCTGCTACCTGGTGGCGGTGGGCGGCTGGCCCATCGTCGCCATCGGCCTGCTCTCCATCCTCTCGGGGCTCGCCTACACGGGCGGCCCCTACCCGCTCGGCTACAACGGGCTGGGCGAGCTGTTCGTCTTCATCTTCTTTGGCCTGGTCGCCGTGCTCGGCACCTATTACGTCCAGGCCCTCCACCTCTCGCCGCTCGCATGGGCGCTCGCCATCCCCGTCGGCCTCATCGCGGCGGCCATCAACGTGGTCAACAACCTGCGCGACATCGAGACCGACCGCGTCGCGGGCAAGAAGACCCTCTCGGCGCGCTTCGGGGCGCGCTTCACCCACGGCTACTACGCCACGCTGCTCACCGGCGCCTACCTCGTGCCGGTGGCGATGGTCGCCATGGGCAAGCTCGACTTCAAGGCCCTGCTGCCGCTCTTGACCCTACCCCTCGCCATCAAGCTCTTCGGCTCGGTTCGCCGTGACGTGGGGCCGGTCCTGAACCAGACCCTCGCAGGCACGGCCAAGCTGCTGATGCTGTTCGGGCTCCTGCTCTCGGTGGGGCTGCTCTTGCCGTGA
- a CDS encoding SET domain-containing protein, giving the protein MIHPATELRFIDDAIGYGVFTTAFIPAGTIIWALDAFDRILSPDEVRALPDLLRAQLEKYAYVDAAGDFILCWDFGRYMNHSCRPTSRSVGEAFEIAIRDIQPGEQLTCEYGTLNMTGDFACACGAPGCRGSVSAADLETLWPEWDREAAQAFQRALSVPQPLLPYAKLSPADRALADALREGREVPLPSSRAYQAPERARPESGDGLWALGR; this is encoded by the coding sequence ATGATCCATCCAGCGACCGAGTTACGCTTCATCGACGACGCGATCGGCTACGGGGTCTTCACCACGGCGTTCATCCCGGCGGGCACCATCATCTGGGCGCTGGATGCCTTCGACCGCATCCTCTCGCCCGACGAGGTCCGGGCCCTGCCTGACCTGCTCCGCGCCCAGCTCGAGAAGTACGCCTACGTCGACGCGGCGGGCGACTTCATCCTCTGCTGGGACTTCGGCCGCTACATGAACCACTCGTGCCGCCCCACGAGCCGCAGCGTCGGCGAGGCGTTCGAGATCGCCATCCGCGACATCCAGCCCGGCGAGCAGCTGACCTGCGAGTATGGCACCCTCAACATGACGGGCGACTTCGCCTGCGCCTGCGGCGCGCCCGGCTGCCGCGGCAGCGTGAGCGCAGCCGATCTCGAGACCCTCTGGCCCGAGTGGGACCGAGAGGCGGCGCAGGCCTTCCAGCGGGCTCTCTCGGTCCCGCAGCCCCTCTTGCCCTACGCCAAGCTGAGCCCGGCGGATCGGGCACTGGCCGACGCCCTGCGCGAAGGGCGCGAGGTGCCGCTGCCCAGCAGCCGCGCTTACCAGGCCCCCGAACGTGCGCGACCGGAGAGCGGCGATGGGCTCTGGGCCCTCGGCCGATGA
- the menE gene encoding o-succinylbenzoate--CoA ligase, whose protein sequence is MLSHPTAQARRLRPHQPAILFKGEVTTYEMLDRRVVRAAATLAALGVREGDVVAVWGANHPDWAAAAHALGRLGAILLPLNLRLTDEEIAWQLEHAGARLVLADADRLSRGIRERFRVVPLAEAFSEDESPAIPDTLDPDRAHTILFTSGTTGRPKAVVLTWANQLASATASAAALGLNPRDRWLLAMPMFHVGGLNIVHRCALAQATVILHDRFSPEAMIQAMRDDGASMLSVVPTMLRRMLDQWGDRPLPSSVRAILVGGAPIPFDLVERCPQALPTYGMTEACSHVTLTRLGASDSERASSGTPLMGTDVRIVDEARLPLPTGTPGAIEVRSPTVFEEYLHNPAATAAAKVDGWLRTGDDGYLDAQGCLHVLARRTDLIVSGGENVYPSEIEQALERHPGVAEAAVVGAPDPTWGQVPVAFVVLRDPGLSVSALRAQLAQGLARYKLPRDITVLDALPRLGSGKIDRRTLQRTQS, encoded by the coding sequence ATGCTGAGCCACCCCACCGCCCAGGCGCGCCGCCTGCGCCCACACCAGCCGGCCATCCTCTTCAAGGGGGAGGTCACGACCTACGAGATGCTCGATCGCAGGGTCGTGCGCGCCGCCGCCACCCTCGCGGCCCTCGGCGTGCGCGAGGGCGACGTGGTCGCCGTCTGGGGGGCCAACCATCCGGACTGGGCCGCGGCAGCCCACGCGCTCGGCCGCCTCGGGGCCATCCTCCTGCCGCTCAACTTGCGCCTCACCGACGAGGAAATCGCCTGGCAACTTGAGCATGCGGGCGCCCGCCTCGTGCTCGCCGACGCGGATCGGCTCTCGCGCGGCATCCGCGAGCGCTTCCGGGTCGTGCCTCTCGCCGAGGCCTTCAGCGAGGACGAAAGCCCCGCCATCCCCGACACCCTCGACCCCGATCGAGCCCACACCATCCTGTTCACCTCGGGGACCACGGGCCGCCCCAAGGCCGTCGTCCTCACCTGGGCCAACCAGCTCGCGAGCGCCACGGCCTCGGCGGCGGCCCTCGGGCTGAACCCGCGCGATCGCTGGCTGCTTGCCATGCCCATGTTCCACGTGGGGGGCCTCAACATCGTCCACCGCTGCGCGCTGGCGCAAGCCACCGTCATCCTGCACGATCGCTTCTCGCCCGAGGCCATGATCCAGGCTATGCGCGACGACGGGGCGAGCATGCTCTCGGTGGTCCCCACCATGCTGCGTCGCATGCTGGACCAGTGGGGCGATCGCCCGCTGCCTTCGAGCGTGCGCGCCATCCTGGTCGGCGGCGCCCCCATCCCCTTCGACCTGGTCGAGCGCTGCCCCCAGGCCCTGCCGACCTACGGCATGACCGAGGCCTGCTCCCATGTGACCCTCACGCGGCTCGGTGCGAGCGACAGCGAGCGCGCAAGCTCAGGTACCCCGCTGATGGGCACCGACGTGCGCATCGTGGACGAGGCGCGCCTTCCCCTTCCCACCGGCACCCCCGGTGCGATCGAGGTGCGCAGCCCGACCGTCTTCGAGGAGTACCTGCACAACCCCGCTGCGACGGCCGCCGCCAAGGTCGACGGCTGGCTTCGGACCGGCGACGACGGCTACCTGGACGCGCAGGGCTGCCTGCACGTGCTCGCCCGACGCACCGACCTCATCGTCTCGGGCGGCGAGAACGTCTACCCTTCGGAGATCGAGCAAGCCCTCGAACGCCACCCGGGAGTGGCCGAGGCCGCCGTGGTCGGCGCCCCCGACCCGACCTGGGGCCAGGTCCCCGTCGCCTTCGTGGTGCTGCGCGACCCGGGGCTCAGCGTCTCGGCCCTGCGGGCCCAGCTCGCGCAAGGCCTCGCCCGCTACAAGCTGCCCCGCGACATCACCGTCCTGGACGCGCTGCCGCGGCTGGGCAGCGGCAAGATCGACCGCCGCACCCTGCAACGTACGCAATCTTAA
- a CDS encoding right-handed parallel beta-helix repeat-containing protein, which translates to MQLHHRVALAVASGLLLIPLSGCPDPSATNQANTPDEQGKSDQTLQGNLHEGEIKADQTWTKAASPHIVRGTLYVQSAQGATLTIEPGAEVRFEPGAALHVGWNDTGILKAVGTATESITFTTTQASKVPGAWGQIYVGNGGASTILSHCKIMYGGGTGKEANDSALYVNGEGNKPTVRNCTFENNAGIAVSAFDTSFTAFENNTITTSGENPIQLSPEAAGSLGAGNRLTGNGNDTVLLTAGTVSKSVRWRNHGIPYRVMGTVFVQHASNAPVLTVDPGSVVQFAHEAALSVAYSGMGALHAVGTSAEASESITFTSLPSNKAPGAWSGIYMGDATVDGAENNTSSTRLRYVTIEYAGDSGNFGANLYVDSCKPLLEKLTLRKSAGVGIQLVGELATIPVESLFSDSSKITYDNNAVGTYLYPEQ; encoded by the coding sequence TTGCAACTGCATCATCGAGTCGCGCTCGCGGTCGCGAGTGGCCTGCTCCTGATCCCCCTTTCGGGCTGCCCCGATCCGAGCGCAACGAATCAGGCAAACACGCCGGATGAGCAAGGGAAGTCCGATCAGACGCTTCAGGGCAACCTTCACGAGGGGGAGATCAAGGCCGACCAGACGTGGACGAAGGCGGCCAGCCCCCACATCGTTCGAGGCACCCTCTATGTCCAGAGCGCCCAGGGAGCGACCCTGACCATCGAGCCGGGTGCCGAGGTGCGATTCGAGCCGGGCGCTGCCCTCCACGTGGGCTGGAACGACACGGGCATCCTCAAGGCCGTGGGAACCGCCACCGAGAGCATCACCTTCACCACCACCCAGGCGAGCAAGGTCCCGGGAGCCTGGGGGCAGATCTATGTCGGCAATGGTGGCGCTTCGACGATCCTGAGCCACTGCAAGATCATGTACGGAGGCGGCACGGGCAAAGAGGCGAATGACAGCGCGCTCTACGTCAACGGCGAGGGCAACAAGCCCACCGTCAGGAACTGCACCTTCGAGAACAACGCCGGCATTGCGGTCTCGGCGTTCGACACGTCCTTCACCGCCTTCGAGAACAACACCATCACCACCAGCGGCGAGAATCCTATCCAGCTGAGCCCGGAAGCGGCTGGCTCTCTGGGGGCGGGCAATCGCCTGACGGGGAACGGCAACGACACTGTCCTGCTCACGGCCGGGACCGTATCGAAGAGCGTGCGCTGGCGCAACCACGGCATTCCGTACCGCGTCATGGGGACCGTCTTCGTTCAGCACGCGAGCAACGCCCCTGTCTTGACCGTCGATCCCGGGTCCGTGGTTCAGTTCGCGCATGAGGCTGCCCTCTCCGTCGCTTATTCCGGAATGGGCGCCCTCCATGCGGTCGGCACGAGCGCCGAGGCGAGCGAGAGCATCACCTTTACGAGCTTGCCGAGCAACAAGGCGCCCGGCGCCTGGAGTGGGATCTACATGGGGGATGCGACCGTCGATGGTGCAGAGAACAACACCAGCTCTACTCGCTTGCGGTACGTCACCATCGAGTATGCCGGTGACTCCGGAAATTTCGGGGCCAACCTCTACGTCGACAGCTGCAAACCGCTGCTCGAGAAACTGACCCTCCGGAAGTCCGCCGGGGTGGGCATCCAGCTCGTGGGCGAACTCGCAACCATCCCGGTCGAGAGCCTCTTCTCGGACTCGAGCAAGATCACCTACGACAATAACGCCGTGGGGACTTACCTCTACCCCGAGCAATAG